The proteins below come from a single Eremothecium sinecaudum strain ATCC 58844 chromosome II, complete sequence genomic window:
- a CDS encoding HBR319Cp (Syntenic homolog of Ashbya gossypii AAL058C; Syntenic homolog of Ashbya gossypii NOHBY103; No homolog in Saccharomyces cerevisiae; Syntenic homolog of Kluyveromyces lactis KLLA0C10230g), whose protein sequence is MIARRWISTTRITPVNLSAFTNRKTGTGSGPFVEFPDFHLSQDSLILRMPSFSTVYGKLDQIKMFNAPPETLPPAVELVKLKTGFTRISTSDYPVNLVCDTIVPTNNVKLLEIDEYEKGWRLYNPETHVICYSGDVSFASGRLIGRGVVALMGQGPVFDLSLTAQEEILLTPESILGHEQSVQLHPQKLNSFVTVSEVIKQHGNSFLGRYYDKILGLLSNVISKEKVFYKVKGPGKVLIQTGLLTKPIYHYSKDMLIGSMK, encoded by the coding sequence ATGATAGCAAGAAGATGGATCTCTACTACTCGCATAACTCCTGTAAACCTTTCAGCATTTACTAATCGTAAAACAGGTACTGGTTCAGGCCCATTCGTCGAATTTCCAGACTTCCATCTATCACAAGATTCCTTAATACTGCGAATGCCATCATTCAGTACTGTCTATGGGAAGCTAGACCAAATAAAAATGTTCAATGCTCCTCCAGAAACGTTACCTCCAGCTGTAGAGTTGGTAAAACTAAAGACTGGGTTTACTAGAATCTCAACAAGTGACTACCCTGTGAATTTGGTCTGCGACACCATAGTTCCAACCAATAATGTAAAGTTGCTTGAAATTGACGAGTACGAAAAGGGCTGGAGACTATATAATCCTGAAACCCACGTTATTTGTTATAGTGGAGATGTGTCATTTGCGAGTGGTCGGTTAATTGGTAGAGGTGTAGTAGCGCTTATGGGACAGGGACCCGTATTCGATTTATCATTAACTGCACAGGAGGAGATCCTACTTACCCCAGAGTCAATCCTAGGCCATGAACAATCTGTTCAACTACATCCTCAAAAACTTAATTCATTTGTAACAGTATCCGAAGTAATAAAGCAGCATGGGAACTCGTTTCTTGGCCGGTATTATGACAAGATTCTTGGGCTGCTGTCCAACGTCATCAGCAAAGAAAAGGTATTCTATAAGGTTAAAGGCCCCGGAAAGGTGCTTATTCAGACGGGTCTCCTAACTAAACCCATCTATCACTACTCCAAGGATATGCTTATCGGTTCCATGAAATGA
- the CPR5 gene encoding peptidylprolyl isomerase family protein CPR5 (Syntenic homolog of Ashbya gossypii AAL056C; Syntenic homolog of Saccharomyces cerevisiae YDR304C (CPR5) and YHR057C (CPR2)) — MKLLSHLVRTAFLFTSFVLADPKVTHKVHFDIVHGEEALGRIVIGLFGEVAPLTVQNFYELSTSNDPAMGYVNSTFHRVIPQFMIQGGDFTHGTGVGGRSIYGPTFADESFELKHDKPGRLSMANRGKDTNGSQFFITTVPTPWLDGRHVVFGEVIEGMEVVSAVEKVRTNARDAPFVPVRVAEAGGEVVKEPLSDEL; from the coding sequence ATGAAACTACTATCCCATTTAGTCCGTACAGCGTTCCTATTTACTTCCTTTGTATTAGCTGATCCTAAAGTCACCCACAAGGTCCACTTTGACATCGTTCATGGCGAAGAAGCTTTAGGTCGGATCGTTATAGGCCTCTTTGGAGAGGTCGCCCCGCTAACCGTCCAAAACTTCTACGAACTCTCAACTAGTAACGACCCTGCTATGGGTTATGTAAACTCTACGTTCCACAGAGTTATACCTCAATTCATGATCCAGGGTGGCGACTTCACTCATGGTACTGGCGTCGGCGGCCGTTCCATCTACGGCCCTACTTTCGCAGATGAGTCTTTCGAACTCAAGCACGACAAACCAGGTAGACTCTCAATGGCCAACCGCGGCAAGGACACCAACGGCTCCCAGTTCTTCATTACCACGGTTCCAACTCCTTGGTTAGACGGCCGTCACGTGGTCTTTGGTGAGGTCATCGAGGGCATGGAAGTCGTGAGCGCCGTTGAAAAGGTCCGCACTAACGCTCGTGACGCTCCTTTTGTTCCTGTCCGCGTAGCCGAAGCAGGAGGAGAAGTCGTTAAGGAGCCGCTCTCTGACGAGTTATAG
- the MED6 gene encoding mediator complex subunit MED6 (Syntenic homolog of Ashbya gossypii AAL055C; Syntenic homolog of Saccharomyces cerevisiae YHR058C (MED6)) encodes MTLPLDELQWKSPEWIQSFGLRTDNVLDYFSQSPFFDRTSNNQVVKMQHQFSQQLPLEPTRRAPPDRQHIWDQYPVHAVLERELSRLKGTEYILSHVREPDFWVIRKQLRSSETSVTPLDDYYIIGANVYKSPTAFRIIHNRLLATTLHLSRALEGVQRLSRFQPGQGPSLVAVETSSTPSATTNTTGATIPSTAAATTAAGAISTAVTGAAVETPGAGYQDALTQDLLDKLMLQSLKTTPKYL; translated from the coding sequence AAGTCCCCCGAGTGGATCCAGTCGTTTGGACTACGCACTGACAATGTATTAGACTACTTCAGTCAATCGCCTTTTTTTGATAGGACCTCAAATAACCAGGTTGTTAAAATGCAGCACCAATTCTCTCAGCAGTTACCTCTAGAACCCACTCGCCGAGCACCGCCGGACCGTCAGCATATCTGGGATCAGTACCCGGTTCACGCAGTGCTGGAAAGGGAACTTTCGCGCCTGAAAGGGACTGAATACATCCTATCACATGTCAGAGAACCGGATTTTTGGGTGATAAGGAAGCAATTACGCTCCAGTGAAACGTCTGTTACTCCCCTGGATGACTATTATATAATTGGTGCAAACGTATACAAATCTCCTACCGCCTTCCGCATTATACACAATCGTTTGCTCGCGACTACACTACACCTTTCTCGCGCTTTGGAAGGTGTCCAACGCCTTTCGCGGTTCCAGCCAGGCCAGGGTCCATCATTAGTCGCTGTAGAAACTTCTTCTACACCATCCGCCACCACTAATACTACTGGAGCTACAATACCTAGCACCGCAGCGGCGACTACTGCTGCGGGTGCAATAAGCACTGCCGTCACAGGCGCCGCTGTCGAAACACCTGGCGCAGGTTACCAGGACGCTTTGACGCAAGATCTTCTTGATAAACTCATGCTACAGAGCCTAAAGACCACTCCAAAATACCTCTAA
- the RSC3 gene encoding Rsc3p (Syntenic homolog of Ashbya gossypii AAL057C; Syntenic homolog of Saccharomyces cerevisiae YDR303C (RSC3) and YHR056C (RSC30)) translates to MVVDIRGRKMKKPPACVQCRKRKIGCDRAKPSCGNCLRNGKTDCFYPDVPGIYVQSNTSSISQSGSQGTIGIGSLEQMRELNTRMQLMSSTVASATVPSSALRASSMSPSREAPQFIPRVSAAPVNVMGNGEEQGVNLVRGPAIFDTAKVPYTQDEVLAKELEFLRDRLLDLERVTGRNVLQLTVSTATQNPGAISGGHSNLAAASATAAASAAPSAARTSPMSKKRKTGDGAGGDDYDDDYDDDDGITFDEFKSVDPAFLDPYQVLRVVVTRSQFYTPQVPLPASENRLFEVGHLAMRDDFLCWFHNRLYDVMANKLPERLSHQQHAHIGRGLNNNGNNVSNNNSGLCFPPKQLCTHWITYFTTHTDISTLVPMLQPQELTQTVDQWFPLRDVMFSVNAMSVDQMAMLGQITLYLLFCYQSLTSTVLVPLKDEQLHRFEELRDYVPQLHSNLTTIMTMVSLTGTATLSRKWKLRLLPFVASLKLYESMSGWSSVSQAVDCDEDLHWALDLGINHETQDQQLIILWNFVNRNCCWRKLVHGELPLALLSGLSSSTRILDSVLLQDHDFLRSVTTLLKYLHNRDETLNVARLGQLKAACKETLLCASHRCFNTQLMISHVADTLLSRNVELFVNVYALLHYESLGAAQQFNNVFREFIQFLQETAFYVFSGLANLKFAGYEFVFARPAFTILKNIILILFSLSERARIGSSQRPELHQLKETLISFIRKLCMLLSDYSKNCKSENPVVSEIKTIVTTILEANANSFPTVISTPLNNGFLSLDAVQVSKNIAKLRTTSDTLIKTDFYEKRGPFVPKSPSTYGIVVENFSSVYKAFFQ, encoded by the coding sequence ATGGTTGTGGATATTCGAGGaaggaagatgaagaagcCTCCTGCGTGTGTGCAATGTCGTAAGCGAAAGATCGGGTGTGATCGTGCGAAGCCGAGTTGCGGGAACTGTTTACGGAACGGCAAGACAGACTGTTTTTATCCGGACGTGCCAGGCATTTACGTACAGAGTAATACGTCGAGTATAAGCCAGAGTGGGTCCCAAGGCACTATTGGAATAGGGTCCCTGGAGCAGATGCGGGAATTGAATACGCGGATGCAGCTGATGAGCTCTACAGTAGCCTCGGCGACTGTGCCGTCTTCCGCCCTGCGTGCGAGTTCGATGAGCCCATCACGAGAAGCGCCGCAGTTCATTCCCCGGGTTTCAGCTGCTCCTGTTAATGTTATGGGAAACGGGGAGGAGCAGGGTGTGAATTTAGTGCGTGGACCTGCGATTTTTGATACTGCTAAGGTCCCCTATACGCAAGATGAGGTACTTGCAAAGGAGCTTGAATTTCTGCGGGACCGACTCTTGGATCTGGAGCGTGTTACTGGGCGCAATGTGTTGCAGCTGACCGTTTCTACGGCTACTCAGAATCCAGGAGCTATATCTGGAGGTCATTCAAATCTTGCGGCTGCATCTGCTACAGCAGCGGCTTCTGCAGCTCCATCGGCGGCGCGTACTTCGCCGATGTCGAAGAAAAGAAAGACAGGCGATGGCGCTGGTGGGGATGACTACGATGACGACTACGATGACGACGATGGAATAACTTTTGACGAGTTCAAATCTGTAGATCCCGCATTTCTGGATCCGTACCAGGTTCTCCGCGTTGTGGTAACGCGTTCACAGTTCTACACCCCGCAAGTGCCGCTGCCTGCGAGTGAGAACAGGTTGTTTGAAGTTGGCCATCTTGCAATGCGTGATGACTTCTTGTGCTGGTTTCACAACCGACTGTACGATGTGATGGCCAATAAATTACCAGAGCGGCTATCTCATCAACAGCATGCACACATTGGTCGCGGGTTAAACAATAACGGTAATAACGTTTCAAACAATAATAGCGGTCTTTGTTTTCCTCCAAAACAGTTGTGTACACACTGGATCACGTACTTTACCACGCATACTGATATTTCAACTCTTGTACCGATGCTACAGCCCCAGGAGCTCACCCAAACAGTCGACCAATGGTTCCCACTACGCGATGTCATGTTCAGTGTGAACGCAATGTCGGTGGATCAAATGGCGATGCTCGGCCAGATTACACTTTATTTGTTGTTCTGCTACCAATCACTTACGTCAACTGTGTTGGTACCTCTGAAGGATGAACAGCTTCATCGTTTTGAGGAGTTGCGTGATTATGTACCGCAATTGCACTCTAACCTGACGACTATTATGACAATGGTGTCGCTGACTGGCACGGCCACTTTGTCGCGGAAGTGGAAACTAAGGCTGCTGCCCTTCGTAGCCTCTTTGAAGCTATACGAGTCTATGTCAGGATGGTCAAGTGTTTCTCAGGCTGTTGACTGTGACGAAGACCTACACTGGGCTTTGGATCTAGGCATTAATCATGAAACACAAGATCAGCAGCTGATTATACTTTGGAACTTTGTAAACAGAAATTGCTGCTGGCGTAAATTGGTTCACGGAGAACTCCCTCTCGCTCTACTTTCAGGCCTTTCTAGTTCCACTCGTATTTTAGATTCGGTACTGTTGCAAGATCACGACTTTCTCCGGTCGGTAACAACGCTTCTCAAGTACCTTCACAACCGTGACGAGACGTTGAACGTGGCTCGCCTAGGCCAATTGAAGGCTGCCTGTAAAGAAACGTTACTATGCGCCTCCCATCGTTGTTTCAACACTCAACTTATGATAAGCCATGTCGCAGACACTTTGTTGAGTCGAAACGTGGAACTTTTCGTAAATGTTTATGCGCTATTGCATTACGAGTCCCTCGGCGCTGCACAGCAGTTTAACAATGTGTTCCGTGAATTTATTCAGTTTCTACAGGAAACTGCATTCTATGTCTTTTCCGGTCTTGCCAACCTGAAGTTCGCCGGCTACGAGTTTGTGTTTGCACGCCCTGCGTTCACGATACTCAAGAACATTATACTGATCCTTTTTTCATTATCTGAAAGGGCACGTATTGGAAGCTCACAGAGACCCGAATTGCACCAATTGAAGGAGACCCTAATCTCCTTCATCAGGAAGCTGTGCATGCTCCTAAGTGATTATTCCAAGAACTGTAAGAGCGAAAACCCAGTCGTCTCTGAAATTAAGACAATTGTTACCACAATACTCGAGGCAAATGCTAATTCATTTCCTACTGTTATATCAACTCCTTTAAACAACGGTTTCCTATCCCTGGATGCCGTGCAAGTGAGCAAGAACATTGCCAAACTACGTACTACGTCCGACACATTGATCAAGACTGATTTCTACGAGAAAAGAGGCCCATTTGTCCCTAAATCACCTTCAACATATGGAATAGTGGTTGAGAACTTCAGTTCAGTTTACAAGGCCTTTTTTCAATGA